Sequence from the Corallococcus sp. EGB genome:
GCCTGGAGTACATCAAGGAGGTCTGGACGGACATGCGCCCCCTGAGCCTCCGCAAGAAGATGGAAGAGGACGCGGCCCGCAACAAGAACTGAAGGCCGCGTCCGCTTCCCACCGCGCCCTCCCCGCCTCAGCGGGGAGGGTGGGCCGTCCCCACTAGAGGTCCGGCGGAGGCCTGACGCCCAGGTGGCAGGCGCGCAAGGCGAGTTGGGTACGGTTCTCCGCGCCCAGCTTGCGGTAGAGCTGCGTGACGTGTGACTTCACCGTCCGCTCCGCGATTTGCAGGTGCGCGGCGATCTTCAGGTTGTCCGCCCCGCCCGCCACGTATTGCAGCACCTCGCGCTCGCGTTGCGTGAGCAGGAGCAGCACGCTCGCCGTGGGCGACGTCACCGGCGGATGCTCGAAGTCGTTGCGCAAGAGCTGCACCGGGAAGAGGCGCTCGCCCCGCACCAGCGACTGCACCGCGGAGGACACCGCGTTCACGCCCAGCCCCGCGCGGAAGAGGTACCCGGAGGCCCCCTCGTCGAAGCACTGGGAGATGACCTCCGGCGTGCTCACCGCGGACAAGAGCAGCATGCGCACCTCCAGCCGGCGCTTGCGGGCCTCGCGCAGCAGGTTGAGCCCCTCCGTCACGGAGCACCCGATGGCGGCTTCGCCGTCGCTCTCCACGTCCAGGATGGCCACCTGCGGTGGATCCGTGCCCAGGCCGTCCAGGAAGCCGCGCACGTCGCGCGTCACCGAAGTGGAATGACCCTCACCCCGAAGGCCCTCGGACAAGCCCTGCCAGGCCGCCCACGGTCCTTCGAGAATCGAAATACGAACTGCCGATTGATTCGCTGCCATGCGATGGCCCCCCAGCCGTCGTGGCGAATTGCTTTCAATGCTACCTGTCGACTTCAACCTGCCCCGGAGTCAGTGGAACCGCGGCGGAACTTCCGCCTGTGATGAGCGTGCGAGAACCGCGCTTCAACTCCATCCGGGGGTCCTGTCAGTGCTGCCCTGCGGACTGCGCTTGCGACTGCCGAACTGGCCCGTTCGGGCCGTTCCTCCTTTTTCGCTTCAAAGCAAATCCAGCCAACCGAGACCCTAACATCATCCAAGCCCTCTTTGCGAACGGACCCTGGCGGGACTGTCAATTGCGCACGGATCCCATCGAAATCCAGGGCCTCGTCCGTCAGGTCGTGATCGCTGTCTGGCTCGGGACATACGTCCCGCGTTCATATTTGGATGTTTTACCTGGTGTTTCGGGCGATATCCGTGCGCGGGCGGTGGAGCGTGCGCGGGTGCACGTGTTGCACGCTTCCTGAACGCGAAGGGCGTATGCTGTGCGCCTAGCGCGCATGACTCCCTCCGCCCCCGCACCCCATGTCGACGTCGCCACGCCCGAGCGGGTGGCCCTCTCCCTGCCCGTGGCCGGCATCGGCTACCGCTGTCTTGCCTGGCTGGTGGACGCGAGCCTGCTGTTCTTCTTCTGGGTGGCGCTCTACTTCGTCATCACCCTGCTGGTGTCCGACGTGCTGGGAGCCTTCCAGGGGCTGTCGGGGCTCACGCAGACATTGCTGGCGGTGGGCCTCTTCGCCACGCAATGGCTGTACTGGACGCTGGCGGAGGTCTTCTTCCATGGACAGACACCGGGCAAGCGCGCGCTGCGCATCCGGGTGGTGCGCGACGATGGCGCGCCGGTGGGCTTCTATGAAAGCGCGGTGAGGAACCTGTGTCGTGCGGTCGACTTCCTGCCGGTGCTCTACGCAACGGGATGCATCACCATGCTGCTGGACTCGCGGCACCGCCGGCTGGGGGACCTGCTCGCCGGCACGGTGCTGGTGCGCGAGGAGGCCATCGACCTGGACAAGTACACGCAAGGCCCCACGACGGACGCGGCGCCCGCGGTGACGCCGGCGACGGGCGCCGCCGTGCAGCGGCCCTTGAACACGGAGGACGTGGAGCTGGTGCTGGCGTTCCTCGCGCGCGCGCCCGGCCTGGAGCCGGAGGTGCGGCGGCGGCTGGGCACCCGGCTGGTGGACCGCGTGGGCGCGGCCCTGACGGACGAGGAGCGCGCGCGGGTGCTCCAGTCCCCTGAGGCCACGGAGTCCTTCCTGCGCACGCGCGCGAAGGCGGTCCACTGACATGGCCGTGCCGCTTCCCACCTTCGTCACGCGGCGCCGCCCGGACTGGGACGCGCTCCAGGCGCTCCTGACGCGCCAGCGCGCGGGCCGGCTGGGCCTCGCGGACCTGCGCACGCTGGACACGCTCTACCGGCGCGCGGCCGCGGACCTGGCGCAGGCGCAGACGTTCTACCCGGGCACGGACGCGCACCGCTTCCTCAACCAGCTGTGCGCGCAGGCGTATGGCGCC
This genomic interval carries:
- the fruA gene encoding response regulator transcription factor FruA — translated: MAANQSAVRISILEGPWAAWQGLSEGLRGEGHSTSVTRDVRGFLDGLGTDPPQVAILDVESDGEAAIGCSVTEGLNLLREARKRRLEVRMLLLSAVSTPEVISQCFDEGASGYLFRAGLGVNAVSSAVQSLVRGERLFPVQLLRNDFEHPPVTSPTASVLLLLTQREREVLQYVAGGADNLKIAAHLQIAERTVKSHVTQLYRKLGAENRTQLALRACHLGVRPPPDL
- a CDS encoding RDD family protein, which codes for MTPSAPAPHVDVATPERVALSLPVAGIGYRCLAWLVDASLLFFFWVALYFVITLLVSDVLGAFQGLSGLTQTLLAVGLFATQWLYWTLAEVFFHGQTPGKRALRIRVVRDDGAPVGFYESAVRNLCRAVDFLPVLYATGCITMLLDSRHRRLGDLLAGTVLVREEAIDLDKYTQGPTTDAAPAVTPATGAAVQRPLNTEDVELVLAFLARAPGLEPEVRRRLGTRLVDRVGAALTDEERARVLQSPEATESFLRTRAKAVH